In Burkholderia gladioli, a genomic segment contains:
- a CDS encoding P-loop NTPase, giving the protein MATTLNPIYLVGGSKGGVGKSIVALALADHLQRRDTRLVLVETDTSNPDVMKAVHGEIECAAFDLDEADGWIGLVNYCDAKRDAAVIVNTAARNQAGVARYGATLASTLDELARRLVVFWVINRQRDSLELLREFGATFPDATTHVVRNAYFGTADKFTLYQDSNIRKGIEAKGRSLDFPDLADRVADDLRSQRLSVSRAAETLPIGQRAELLRWRALYDAMFAGVIADA; this is encoded by the coding sequence ATGGCAACGACCCTCAACCCCATCTATCTGGTCGGCGGCAGCAAGGGCGGCGTGGGCAAAAGCATCGTTGCGCTGGCGCTGGCCGATCACCTGCAACGGCGCGATACGCGCCTCGTACTGGTCGAGACGGACACGTCCAATCCGGATGTCATGAAGGCGGTCCACGGCGAGATCGAATGTGCGGCGTTCGACCTTGACGAGGCGGATGGCTGGATTGGACTGGTCAACTACTGCGATGCGAAGCGCGATGCGGCGGTGATCGTCAATACGGCGGCGCGCAATCAGGCGGGCGTGGCACGCTATGGCGCGACGCTGGCGAGCACACTCGATGAACTGGCGCGGCGGCTCGTCGTGTTCTGGGTCATCAACCGGCAGCGCGACAGTCTGGAACTGCTGCGCGAATTCGGTGCGACGTTTCCCGATGCAACCACTCACGTGGTGCGCAACGCCTACTTCGGCACGGCCGATAAGTTCACGCTCTATCAGGATTCGAACATCCGCAAGGGTATCGAGGCGAAGGGGAGGTCACTGGATTTTCCGGACCTGGCGGATCGCGTGGCTGATGACCTGCGCAGCCAGCGTCTGTCGGTAAGCAGGGCGGCAGAGACGTTGCCCATCGGGCAGCGCGCCGAACTGCTGCGCTGGCGGGCGTTGTATGACGCGATGTTTGCTGGTGTGATTGCCGATGCCTGA